In Sphingobacterium sp. SRCM116780, the genomic stretch TAAAATAAGAGCCGATGCATAAGCACGACCTTGAACTTCTGGAATTGGGCTGCTTAATTGAAAAAAGATGGCTAGGGGCAATGTTGCCGCAGGTTCGTCGATATAACGAGGTAAATTATCACTAAATCCTGTTGTCAATAAAACGCCCGCTACATCTCCAATTGATCTACCAAAAGCGAGTAGAATAGCAGTCAAGATTCCAGGTTTAATATGTAATAAAAATACTTTAGCAACTTCCCAATTTGTAGCCCCTAGAGAAAGTGTTACGTTTTTTAGATCTGTTGGTACCGTTTTGATTAATTCGTCTACAGTACGAACTACAATAGGGATTGTCAGCAGTGTAATGGTAATGATTCCACCTAGTAAGGATGCTCGAATACCAAAGTAAACCATAATCGTAAACCCAACAGCTCCGTAAACAATAGAAGGAATCCCGTATAAAATATCAAACATTAGTTTTGAAAATTGAGCTAATTTTGAAGCTGTATTGATATATATATTTAAAAATAGCGCAATGGGAACACCTATTAAAGTCGCCAATAAAGTGGCAACTCCTGCTAAATAAAGGGAACCAAGAATAGCATTTAATATACCACCTTCTTTACCAATATAAAAACCACCCTTTGGTAATTGACTGATCATTTCCCAAGATAAATAGGGTAGTCCTTTGTATAAGATCGTGCCAACAATAAAAAAAAGTGAGCCCGTAACCAACATGCCTGAGAGATGCATAAATCCCTTCGCAATTTTTTCTTTTAAAAGTCTCGTTTTTAAACTAGCCATTGTGCTTGCCCTCCAATTTATTTAATATGATACGAGAGATTAAATTGAAACCAAAAATGATAACAAAAAGTAGTAAAGCAGAAAACATCAAAGCAGAATCATACAATGGAATAGACATCATTTCTCCAAAATTATTAGCAATTAAAGCTGGGATAGGATAACCTGCATCAAAGATTGAAGTTGGTATCTTAGGTACATTCCCACACACCATCAAAACAGCAACCGTTTCACCAAAGGCTCTAGATATCGCAAGTACAATCGCTGCTATAAGACCAGGCTTTGCTTTACGAAGAATGACTTGTTGAATCGTTTCCCATTTTGTAGCTCCCAATGATAAAGAAGCAGATTTTAATTCCGTTGGTACTGTTTTAAGAACTTCTACCATGATACTAATCATAATAGGGAAAATCATAACCGCAAGCACTATACCTCCAGCTAGAATTGTATAACCAGATGTTGAGACAGCAAATATAGGAGCTATATAAGATTGAATAGCAGGAACTATAAATAAGACACCCCATACACCATATAAAACAGGAGGAATGGCAGCCAATACATTGATAAGAGGAAGTATGGTATTTTTTAACGTTTTGGATCCATATTCTGTCAAATAAATGGATGTTAAAATGCATAATGGAATAGCAATTACCAATGCAACTAAAGTGACGCTTAGTGTCCCGGCAATAAAAGGAAGAAAACCAAACTTTCCTTTCATTGGCGACCAGACCTTATCTGTTAATAGGTTCCAGATATTAAATGATTCAAATAAGGGCACTGACTTGAACGTAAGTCCAATACCAATGATAATCACCACAGAAAGTGAGATCAGCAATAAAACAAATGTCAATTGCTTCACTATTGTATTTTTTATTAACCTCGTACCTAGCATCTTATAGTTTATTCGATTCTTTTTCTATTAATAAGTCGTTTAAAGGAACATAGCCATTTTCCAACAGATAACTCTGTGATTTCTTTTTCAGTACAAAATGGATAAACTCGTTAATAAGTAAATTATCCGGTTTACCTTTTGTTACAAATGTTAAATCTCGAGCTGGAGGTGAAGGATATGTACTGTTACCGATCGCAGCTGTTAATTCATTGATGGTTCTATAAAAATTTTCATCTTCAGTAATTTTACCATTTTGATTCAGGTCAATAGGTAATACGTCAATTTTTGATGCAACTTTTTTAGTTTTTAAATCATACACATAATTTATATTATTGAAACCGATGGCATTTTTGTCATCTTTTACCGCTTGAGCAATCCCTGGGTCACCAAATATCCCAATACCCTTTAAATCCTCTTGTTTGCTTTTGAAAAAATTAGCCCATGTTTCTGCTGCACCAGCTGCATCAGCGCGTATGTAAACGATAATGGGATCATTTGTAAATCTGGAATCAATTTCTTTCCACGTTTTATATTTATTATGAATGAATATATTTTTTAATTCATCCTTTGTCAAACCTCTTTCTTTTAACAAAGTGAAATTTGGATTATTAGCATTAATTGTACAGATGACAGCATCTTTTGCAACATGAATAGGGAAGGCGCCATTTTTCATTTCTTCTGGATGTAAATCACGAGAAACAAGTCCAATATCAACCATACCTGTCAAAGCATCAGCAATTCCCTTACCAGCTCCACCTGCTGAAATATTAAAGCGCACATGAGGATGTTCTTTTTTAAAATCCTCACTCCATAACACAGCTAATGGATAGAGTGCAAATGCTCCCGATAAAGAAATATTTCCCTCAAAACCTCTTTCTTTTGTATATCCATTCTTTACTTTTGGCGCACATGCACTATTACCTAACAACAACAATAATCCCAATATAAGTAAGTTAGCGCTATTTTTTATCATTTTCTTTATATCTATGGATTTGGTCTACAAAAATATTTCTGACAAATATATATTAATTTAATAGATTTTATAGATTATCTAGTTTTTTTTTCTAATTTTGAACCAATAGAAAAGAATAGAAGACCCCATAAATACAATTTCAGCATATGCAAAGTTTCCGTACAGAACTTGAAAACCCTGTGGTTGAACAAGAGATTATTGAATTAGAGAAGAAAATTAGACTTTTTCAAGAAGGTAAAATTTCAGATGAAAAATTTCGTTCATTACGACTTGCAAGGGGAGTATATGGCCAACGCCAGCCCGGCGTACAGATGGTTCGTATTAAATTGCCTTTTGGAAAAGCAACGTTTAAGCAAGTGCTAAAGATCTCCGATGTTTCGGATGAATATGCAATTCGCAATCTACATATCACGACAAGACAAGATATCCAAATTCACTTTGTAAGTTTGGATAGAACACCAGAATTATGGGCGAAATTAGCGGAAGATGATATCACACTACGTGAGGCTTGTGGTAATACGGTTCGGAATGTTACAGCCTCAGCAACGGCTGGTATAGATCCCAAAGAACCATTTGATGTTTCACCATATGCACAAGCTGTATTCGAATTCTGCTTAAGAAATCCTATTTGTGCTGAAATGGGAAGAAAATTTAAAATGTCTTTCTCTTCATCTGATGATGATACCGCTTTCTCTTATATTCATGATCTTGGATTTATTCCTAAGATACAGATTGTTGATGGGCAAGAACAACGAGGTTTTAAAGTATTACTAGGAGGTGGGTTAGGATCACAACCTTTCTTAGCACACTTGGTACATGAGTTTTTACCGGAAGATCAATTAATTCCATTTGTGGAATCTTCATTACGTGTATTTGATCGCTATGGTGAACGTAATAATAGAAATAAAGCACGTTTTAAATATTTAATTCAAAAATTAGGTATAGATGAAGTCATCAGATTAATTGGAGAAGAAAGAATAGCGAATAACGTAAAATCTTTTACAATAGATCGTCATACGATCGAACAACCAACTCCTCCAGATACCACAACTGTTCAGGATCTAGATTTAGATTCAGATTTAGATTTAGGATATCAGGTTTGGAAATCAACCAATACTTTTGAACAAAAGCAAAAGGGTTATTTTGGTGTTTTTGTAAAAGTATCTACGGGAGATTTACCGACAGCGAAAGCAAGAATTTTGGTTGCTGGATTAACAGGATTGGTTGCTGATGAAATTCGTTTCACTCAGAATCAAGGATTATTATTGAAATATGCTACTGAACAATCTTTACCACATATATTCAAACTACTAACAGAACTTGATTTAGCTTCTCCAGGA encodes the following:
- a CDS encoding PstA family ABC transporter permease; the protein is MASLKTRLLKEKIAKGFMHLSGMLVTGSLFFIVGTILYKGLPYLSWEMISQLPKGGFYIGKEGGILNAILGSLYLAGVATLLATLIGVPIALFLNIYINTASKLAQFSKLMFDILYGIPSIVYGAVGFTIMVYFGIRASLLGGIITITLLTIPIVVRTVDELIKTVPTDLKNVTLSLGATNWEVAKVFLLHIKPGILTAILLAFGRSIGDVAGVLLTTGFSDNLPRYIDEPAATLPLAIFFQLSSPIPEVQGRAYASALILTFIILIIVICTHILSSKQNKHKI
- the pstC gene encoding phosphate ABC transporter permease subunit PstC, with translation MKQLTFVLLLISLSVVIIIGIGLTFKSVPLFESFNIWNLLTDKVWSPMKGKFGFLPFIAGTLSVTLVALVIAIPLCILTSIYLTEYGSKTLKNTILPLINVLAAIPPVLYGVWGVLFIVPAIQSYIAPIFAVSTSGYTILAGGIVLAVMIFPIMISIMVEVLKTVPTELKSASLSLGATKWETIQQVILRKAKPGLIAAIVLAISRAFGETVAVLMVCGNVPKIPTSIFDAGYPIPALIANNFGEMMSIPLYDSALMFSALLLFVIIFGFNLISRIILNKLEGKHNG
- a CDS encoding PstS family phosphate ABC transporter substrate-binding protein, translated to MIKNSANLLILGLLLLLGNSACAPKVKNGYTKERGFEGNISLSGAFALYPLAVLWSEDFKKEHPHVRFNISAGGAGKGIADALTGMVDIGLVSRDLHPEEMKNGAFPIHVAKDAVICTINANNPNFTLLKERGLTKDELKNIFIHNKYKTWKEIDSRFTNDPIIVYIRADAAGAAETWANFFKSKQEDLKGIGIFGDPGIAQAVKDDKNAIGFNNINYVYDLKTKKVASKIDVLPIDLNQNGKITEDENFYRTINELTAAIGNSTYPSPPARDLTFVTKGKPDNLLINEFIHFVLKKKSQSYLLENGYVPLNDLLIEKESNKL
- a CDS encoding HEPN domain-containing protein, yielding MQSFRTELENPVVEQEIIELEKKIRLFQEGKISDEKFRSLRLARGVYGQRQPGVQMVRIKLPFGKATFKQVLKISDVSDEYAIRNLHITTRQDIQIHFVSLDRTPELWAKLAEDDITLREACGNTVRNVTASATAGIDPKEPFDVSPYAQAVFEFCLRNPICAEMGRKFKMSFSSSDDDTAFSYIHDLGFIPKIQIVDGQEQRGFKVLLGGGLGSQPFLAHLVHEFLPEDQLIPFVESSLRVFDRYGERNNRNKARFKYLIQKLGIDEVIRLIGEERIANNVKSFTIDRHTIEQPTPPDTTTVQDLDLDSDLDLGYQVWKSTNTFEQKQKGYFGVFVKVSTGDLPTAKARILVAGLTGLVADEIRFTQNQGLLLKYATEQSLPHIFKLLTELDLASPGFESTSDVTTCPGTDTCNLGISNSTEMARVIENYIHEFYADFVYNRELKIKISGCMNSCGQHGLAHLGFHGSSVKANGKVVPAAQVMIGGGTVGDGVGRVAERIIKVPTKRVLHVVDLVLTDYKKNVQENENFHAYYDRQTKNYFYNLLKPLADLTTLSDDEYIDWGHQETFETAIGVGECAGVMIDLVATLIYEAEEKLEWAISAFSEEKYADAIYHTYSTFVGCAKALLLDKGINVSSQHAVIQEFQTQFVESGEFEFETSFPELVLQINKNEPSKAFAESYLAKSKAFFDVIYERKNLVKIN